The Capsicum annuum cultivar UCD-10X-F1 unplaced genomic scaffold, UCD10Xv1.1 ctg999, whole genome shotgun sequence genome includes a region encoding these proteins:
- the LOC124895853 gene encoding uncharacterized protein LOC124895853, with protein MEQENQQTTGPPIFSGENYHFWAIKMKAYLKVLNLWDIVERGEPVVQPLRDHPTLNDIKNHMEVMFTRIMACETAKESWDKLKEEFEGSNKFKSVKVLALNREFELLKMKDLDSVKEYSSMLMDIVNQIRILGGKFPDQKVVEKIMVSL; from the exons ATGGAAcaagaaaatcaacaaacaacGGGTCCTCCGATTTTCTCAGGAGAGAATTACCATTTTTGGGCCATTAAAATGAAGGCTTATTTGAAGGTTCTCAACTTGTGGGATATTGTTGAGAGAGGAGAACCTGTTGTCCAGCCATTGAGAGACCACCCAACTCTCAATGATATCAAAAA CCATATGGAAGTGATGTTTACAAGGATTATGGCTTGTGAGACAGCCAAAGAATCCTGGGATAAGCTAAAAGAGGAGTTTGAAGGCAGCAACAAATTTAAGTCTGTTAAGGTCTTAGCTTTAAACAGGGAGTTTGAACTCTTGAAGATGAAGGATTTGGATAGTGTGAAAGAATACTCTTCCATGCTAATGGATATTGTGAACCAAATTAGGATACTTGGTGGAAAATTTCCAGATCAGAAGGTTGTAGAGAAGATCATGGTCAGCCTTTAG